In Ostrea edulis chromosome 4, xbOstEdul1.1, whole genome shotgun sequence, a single window of DNA contains:
- the LOC125669601 gene encoding uncharacterized protein LOC125669601 isoform X5 has protein sequence MDIFLTNKGKPCFKYNGYLYRLTRESKYAKFYRCTKKDCKANCKTDLADLTILDGRFDHNHPQPEDKQFHRHKVRQGCKRKATEDPVERPSTIILNEVAKNYPVDFLPEDVHALRQAIYRSRRSTQNEEIDAMEENIQVKEEPLDIEYDNALSSTENGGPGMGLESELPNMESSQKIKSILNNMITGERTLTVKSVIDDLLKRNDEILDEADPTMYKPRSKSGLEEYHTDSGRMLRPKSPTQTCSIPKEDMPKLSETLVELSVRDANAQEIFEKMKQEVVCGVVSKAYPISSTSVNVQNDMKFYWCNFCPFKNENKEVLLNHVMDHRFHCKFCTYQSFSRADVISHAERNHKEFRESAKILKYCIFQPDYIALQNNERKRLLEDKSETTPKKLKKDQKKDEEYDAFDMEVDEVDDENNYTPSNYESTDKILTPSSTKKDSSVVGKVLKPPTNAVSKTKSTVSQATADKQETPTISQQQPTATVNMQSTTTGKSGNTVTVSSGLCWNCGYCDFVTLSQTFLKTHLNTQHTGKAHKYVAMLVSSQEEMNKIKERDAKMYTTPNLALLYGNVNQTQEKTLSPPMDGSGLPNSTRQYDSATSTAIREDGPEDDSDDEEYIPEEEKKKYPLTYKCAHCNFNAPVCFKIKEHLQMKHPGCVLYALDMRAVKLKQRRYVFFCHRKNCSFTTKKTEEYLSHSENCTPWLYENCPESVDLATKKGLELTRNFSTKISQKAFQMAKNFKASKSAEYACTHCSYTSNNNTRVKKHVLSNHKDLQTVMKDLQSHKMKKKTHVYFCRHCLWETRNDEELTGHLEEKHKDEEDLANQPVSFVAATTPPVVETVEKKTPKQVVSQPEIEINTAEDPTVEEEDIDLHMEVSEEEMQRMMTDFVKDEAGRGTSPGRPTRKASIEASVRVRAQGHQPPMYRCMHCYHMCFGSNLMKKHIKATHKKEPLRTVDVKKRLSRQFAYCCICPQDNCKFVNTCEETVLNHAMQEHKMKKDHSEIQRMLLPFTPQVSNTAEAQTSASTSTTKGNAPALPTVGFECLYCSTSFVTQDMDLMKSHIKKEHPQEDVVFRDCVARKLRKSSRIYMCERDQCSFYNCELKELELHKLAHEKAHIFECAKCQWFTTTTDTVQSHMATVHRGEQVTTIDMSLDLDEHCQVVKRVGGMVIKQEQMDREPEENGEQESPESDVANINNIVIKQEPIDS, from the exons atggatatttttttAACCAACAAAGGGAAAccttgttttaaatataatggATATTTATATCGACTGACCCGTGAATCCAAATATGCGAAATTTTACCGCTGCACCAAGAAAGACTGCAAAGCTAACTGCAAAACAGACTTGGCTGATCTAACCATTTTAGACGGAAGATTTGACCACAACCATCCTCAACCAGAAGATAAGCAATTTCACCGACACAAAGTTAGACAAGGCTGCAAACGCAAGGCAACGGAAGATCCGGTTGAAAGACCATCCACGATCATTCTGAATGAAGTGGCCAAAAACTATCCGGTAGACTTTCTTCCCGAGGATGTCCACGCTTTACGTCAGGCAATATACAGAAGTCGAAGGAGCACACAAAATGAAGAAATAG ACGCAATGGAGGAAAACATTCAGGTGAAGGAAGAACCTCTGGATATAGAGTATGACAACGCATTAAGTTCTACAGAAAATGGGGGACCAGGAATGGGATTGGAATCTGAGTTGCCTAATATGGAGTCCAGTCAAAAGATCAAGTCCATCCTCAACAATATGATAACGGGGGAGAGAACTTTGACTGTAAAATCTGTCATTGATGATTTACTGAAGAGAAATGACGAGATCTTAGATGAGGCAGACCCCACCATGTACAAACCTCGTTCAAAGAGTGGTTTAGAGGAATATCACACAGACTCGGGACGTATGCTGCGCCCAAAGAGTCCCACTCAGACCTGTTCCATACCCAAGGAAGATATGCCAAAGTTAAGTGAAACGCTTGTGGAGTTGTCTGTGCGTGATGCCAATGCACAGGAGATCTTTGAAAAAATGAAGCAGGAGGTGGTTTGTGGGGTGGTCTCTAAAGCTTACCCGATATCCAGTACTAGTGTTAACgttcaaaatgatatgaaattttaCTGGTGCAATTTTTGTCcgtttaaaaatgaaaataaagaggtTTTGTTAAATCATGTGATGGATCATCGGTTTCATTGCAAGTTCTGTACTTACCAGTCCTTTTCTAGAGCAGATGTCATCAGCCATGCAGAACGCAATCATAAGGAGTTCCGGGAATCGGCCAAGATACTGAAATACTGCATATTTCAGCCAGATTATATTGCACTGCAGaacaatgaaagaaaaagacTTCTGGAAGACAAATCTGAAACGACACCGAAAAAGTTGAAGAAAGACCAAAAGAAAGATGAAGAATATGATGCTTTTGACATGGAAGTGGATGAAGTTGATGATGAAAACAATTACACTCCAAGCAACTATGAATCCACAGACAAAATCCTGACACCAAGCAGTACGAAGAAAGATTCCAGTGTTGTAGGCAAGGTATTGAAACCTCCAACTAATGCAGTTAGCAAAACTAAATCCACTGTGAGCCAGGCCACTGCAGATAAACAGGAAACTCCAACCATCAGCCAACAACAACCCACTGCTACTGTGAACATGCAGTCCACAACCACAGGAAAGAGTGGGAACACTGTCACAGTTTCCTCAGGTCTATGTTGGAACTGTGGTTACTGTGACTTTGTCACCCTCAGTCAAACATTCCTGAAGACCCACCTCAACACTCAGCACACTGGTAAAGCCCACAAATATGTAGCCATGTTGGTGTCTTCTCAGGAGGAAATGAACAAAATCAAAGAGCGTGATGCGAAAATGTACACCACTCCAAATCTGGCTCTTTTGTATGGAAATGTTAACCAGACTCAGGAGAAAACTTTGTCTCCTCCCATGGATGGTAGTGGTCTTCCAAATTCTACTAGGCAATATGATTCTGCCACTTCTACTGCTATAAGAGAGGATGGACCAGAAGACGACAGTGATGATGAAGAGTACATTCCAGAGGaagagaaaaagaaatatcCACTGACTTACAAGTGTGCACATTGCAATTTTAATGCTCCTGTATGCTTTAAGATCAAAGAGCATTTACAAATGAAGCATCCTGGCTGTGTTCTTTATGCTCTAGATATGAGAGCAGTGAAGTTGAAGCAGAGAAGATATGTTTTCTTTTGTCATAGGAAAAACTGTTCATTCACAACAAAGAAAACTGAAGAATATCTCAGCCATTCTGAAAATTGCACTCCGTGGTTGTACGAAAATTGTCCAGAAAGTGTCGATCTTGCCACCAAAAAGGGTTTAGAACTGACCCGGAATTTTTCCACAAAAATTTCACAGAAAGCCTTCCAAATGGCTAAGAACTTCAAGGCATCCAAGAGTGCTGAGTATGCATGCACTCACTGCAGCTATACTTCCAATAACAACACAAGAGTGAAAAAACATGTTTTGTCTAACCATAAGGATCTGCAAACAGTTATGAAAGACTTGCAGTCCcacaaaatgaagaaaaagacCCATGTTTACTTCTGCAGACACTGCCTATGGGAAACTCGCAATGATGAAGAACTAACTGGTCATCTCGAAGAAAAACATAAAGATGAAGAAGATTTGGCAAATCAACCAGTTTCATTTGTGGCAGCCACAACACCTCCTGTTGTTGAAACGGTAGAGAAGAAGACTCCAAAGCAAGTTGTTTCCCAACCAGAGATAGAAATTAACACTGCTGAAGATCCCACGGTTGAAGAGGAAGATATCGACTTGCATATGGAAGTATCGGAAGAGGAGATGCAGAGAATGATGACAGACTTTGTAAAAGACGAGGCAGGTAGAGGCACTTCTCCTGGCAGACCTACCAGGAAAGCCTCCATTGAGGCATCGGTTCGAGTTCGTGCCCAAGGGCATCAACCGCCAATGTACAGATGCATGCACTGTTACCACATGTGCTTTGGAAGTAACCTGATGAAGAAGCACATAAAAGCAACTCATAAGAAAGAGCCTCTACGCACTGTGGATGTGAAAAAGAGACTTTCTAGACAGTTTGCTTACTGCTGCATTTGTCCTCAGGATAACTGTAAGTTTGTGAACACGTGTGAAGAGACTGTTTTAAACCATGCCATGCAAGAGCACAAGATGAAGAAAGATCACTCAGAAATTCAGAGAATGCTTTTACCATTCACTCCTCAGGTTTCCAATACAGCTGAAGCACAGACTTCTGCGTCTACTAGTACTACTAAAGGAAATGCTCCTGCTCTCCCCACAGTTGGGTTTGAGTGTTTATACTGCTCTACAAGTTTTGTTACCCAAGATATGGACTTGATGAAATCCCACATCAAAAAGGAACATCCGCAAGAAGATGTTGTATTCCGTGACTGTGTCGCCCGAAAGTTGCGAAAATCCTCACGAATCTACATGTGTGAAAGAGACCAATGTAGTTTTTATAACTGTGAACTAAAAGAGTTGGAATTGCACAAACTTGCACATGAAAAAGCCCACATCTTCGAGTGTGCTAAATGTCAGTGGTTTACCACTACCACAGATACCGTTCAGAGTCACATGGCAACCGTACACCGTGGTGAACAAGTCACCACCATAGACATGAGTCTGGATTTGGATGAGCATTGCCAAGTGGTCAAGAGAGTTGGGGGGATGGTCATCAAACAAGAACAAATGGACAGAGAACCGGAAGAGAATGGAGAGCAAGAGAGCCCAGAAAGTGATGTGGCAAATATTAATAACATTGTCATTAAACAGGAACCTATTGACTCCTGA
- the LOC125669602 gene encoding uncharacterized protein LOC125669602: MAEVSHIRNAANRTRPLGDVKDDIAYMVDQDSRYASRDDYNNDIGDVQKMKDVKESIRHAALINIVAAVNDSCDDESSNSHLLEHSQRSTDSGMTLLSNLMFSKDRSISIPKPQVFFQPPERLSTKKPVFYKNSKDEVQEDIEHRKRCVSLTRTRMTVDEDAEKALTDRPKSERIQFSVSIQPLQDDIKSNPPNPPWIEKPSKVKNARSMSPRRRFVSLNKKIDTKTGTVISKCEAVDIMDATECVQNRLKPPPISHIESYGEQTDNAENDPSLYRARSLPSLFPVKKKKEVKVSEKNGNGSDKDKAKLISPFKRPSATAYGCLPNMVTGKTMQTKSDNNESNLVQEQKLYHRVEKMSSAIKETISKFETHTDPPKPEGVVISLEGHSIPNPRNSNTPGSSKLREKRLLNRPLTRPDYMKMNSAQERNILRDLDHHFDELHRTLAQRNGHWSDNTSQTTTYDITNYGLVGKKFKSKNSEKVPYEKTKPIAQKIGVKPKSTKRVTFAPVESSVNSEIRSTTNSLCEERQDSSRTKRAINQVNNARTGSSSMKAVSSGELSRLKRRIIPEQFDSDHKPKYDLLDNIRISGMSSRESSIPPRPPSRMSDIRSMVSEGASSYLDEVAFDWNDRETDAADRVSSSVPKSYGASSFYPDNSKIKLNFNHYQYSDSEESSDEEDPSEMYRIVKAVDLGTLSGYQHRKFRKPPTTLETSTTHFVKIKVK, from the coding sequence ATGGCAGAGGTGTCACACATCAGGAACGCGGCGAACAGAACGCGGCCTCTCGGGGACGTCAAAGATGACATTGCGTACATGGTCGACCAGGACTCAAGGTATGCCTCCCGTGATGATTACAACAACGACATTGGCGATGTTCAGAAGATGAAAGACGTAAAGGAGAGTATACGCCATGCCGCTCTCATCAACATCGTTGCAGCTGTTAACGATTCCTGCGACGACGAATCTTCCAATTCTCATCTTTTGGAACATTCTCAGAGGAGCACAGACAGCGGTATGACGCTACTATCAAATCTGATGTTCAGCAAAGACCGCTCAATATCCATTCCAAAACCTCAGGTTTTCTTTCAACCACCAGAAAGGTTGTCAACGAAGAAACCCGTATTTTACAAAAACTCGAAGGACGAAGTGCAGGAAGATATAGAACACAGAAAACGGTGCGTTTCGTTGACAAGGACCCGTATGACTGTGGATGAAGATGCTGAGAAAGCATTGACGGACAGGCCGAAAAGTGAACGTATTCAGTTCTCAGTCTCAATCCAACCGCTACAGGATGACATTAAATCAAATCCACCCAATCCACCGTGGATTGAGAAACCATCGAAAGTGAAAAACGCACGCTCCATGAGTCCAAGGCGACGGTTTGTTTCTCTGAACAAGAAAATTGACACAAAAACAGGAACAGTAATTTCTAAATGTGAAGCAGTGGACATTATGGATGCGACAGAATGTGTGCAAAACCGACTAAAACCACCGCCCATTTCTCATATTGAGAGCTACGGAGAACAAACGGACAATGCCGAAAACGACCCTAGCTTGTATCGAGCGCGGTCGCTGCCGTCACTTTTCCCcgtaaagaaaaagaaagaagtGAAAGTTAGTGAAAAAAATGGGAATGGCAGTGATAAGGATAAAGCTAAACTTATTTCTCCATTCAAACGACCATCAGCAACAGCATATGGTTGTCTTCCTAACATGGTCACGGGCAAAACCATGCAGACGAAATCTGACAACAATGAATCGAACTTGGTGCAAGAGCAGAAGTTATATCATCGTGTTGAAAAGATGTCATCTGCTATCAAGGaaaccatttcaaaatttgaaacccATACAGACCCTCCGAAACCAGAAGGAGTTGTCATCTCGTTGGAAGGCCACTCCATACCCAATCCCCGAAATTCTAACACGCCTGGTTCCTCTAAACTTCGCGAAAAACGCCTGCTAAACAGACCTTTAACGCGGCCCGAttacatgaaaatgaattcagcACAAGAGCGGAATATCTTGCGCGATCTTGACCACCATTTCGACGAACTTCACAGGACATTAGCTCAACGAAACGGTCATTGGAGTGACAATACTAGTCAAACCACAACCTACGATATAACCAACTACGGTTTAGTAGGCAAAAAATTCAAGTCGAAAAATAGTGAAAAAGTGCCATATGAAAAAACGAAACCCATTGCACAAAAAATCGGAGTGAAGCCAAAGTCAACAAAACGAGTGACCTTTGCCCCTGTGGAATCTAGCGTTAATAGTGAGATTAGAAGTACAACGAATTCACTTTGTGAGGAGAGACAGGACTCTTCTCGTACAAAGAGGGCCATAAATCAGGTTAATAATGCAAGAACGGGATCCTCATCTATGAAAGCTGTGTCATCTGGAGAGTTATCCCGCCTTAAAAGGCGCATTAtccctgaacagtttgattccGACCACAAACCAAAATACGACCTCTTAGACAATATCAGAATATCTGGTATGTCGTCTAGAGAAAGTAGCATTCCCCCTCGACCGCCATCACGTATGTCCGACATCAGGTCTATGGTGTCGGAAGGAGCCTCGTCATATTTGGATGAAGTCGCGTTCGATTGGAATGACCGGGAAACAGATGCTGCCGATCGTGTGAGTTCAAGTGTACCGAAAAGTTACGGTGCGTCGTCTTTTTACCCAGATAACTCAAAAATTAAGCTTAATTTCAACCATTATCAATATAGTGACTCGGAAGAAAGCTCAGATGAGGAGGATCCCAGTGAAATGTATCGCATAGTTAAAGCTGTAGATTTAGGAACATTGTCCGGGTATCAGCACAGGAAATTCAGGAAACCGCCTACTACTTTAGAAACGTCGACAACCCATTTCGTAAAGATTAaagtaaaatga